A genomic window from Candidatus Denitrolinea symbiosum includes:
- a CDS encoding thioredoxin family protein, translating to MKIELLYIDDCPSWETGLQNLKSAMIQEGLIADIDLVKVHDDVEATRFKFLGSPSFLVNGSDLWQETRETFALSCRIYATPNGIKGFPTVNMLREKLHSLVEQPS from the coding sequence ATGAAAATTGAACTGCTTTATATTGACGATTGTCCATCCTGGGAAACAGGATTGCAAAACCTGAAATCTGCCATGATACAGGAAGGCTTGATTGCCGATATTGATCTCGTAAAAGTTCACGATGATGTCGAAGCAACGCGTTTCAAGTTTCTCGGTTCGCCGTCTTTCCTTGTGAATGGAAGCGATCTCTGGCAGGAAACGCGCGAGACCTTCGCATTGAGTTGTCGAATCTATGCCACGCCCAATGGAATTAAAGGTTTTCCCACTGTAAACATGTTGCGTGAAAAGTTGCATTCCCTGGTTGAACAACCATCATGA